A single window of Methylobacterium nodulans ORS 2060 DNA harbors:
- a CDS encoding M81 family metallopeptidase, with amino-acid sequence MKLFIASLATETNTFAPLPTGRAAFLADYARRDGSLNPPRLSNIGLIEWRRLAQADGHALVESLSTFAQPGGITLRGVYEELRDTLLGDLRAAGPVDAVLLYMHGAMVAEGYDDCEGDTLARVRTIVGPGVPIGVELDLHCHLTEAMREAADVIVIYKEYPHTDIAARARDLYALVIGTAEGRIRPVMAYHDCRMVGLWRTSDPPVRAFVDRMIAHEGRDGILSVSFGHGFPWADVADVGAKMLVVADGDAGRAASLARDLAQAVFAMREEAATRYDTIDAAIDRALASTDPRPMLLADVADNAGAGAPSDNTAILSRLVARGVRGVASGLYWDPGAVGICHEAGLGASFALRIGGKCGVTSGDPVDLRITVRGLSEAHSQGGLSGGRALLGPSAWVEADGIHLVLTARRQQPFDPDAFTGLGLTLHDKRIVVVKSMQHFHAAFAPIASAVRYVAAPGAVPPDFASLPLTRKAGPWWPRDPNPFEPA; translated from the coding sequence GTGAAGCTCTTCATCGCCTCCCTCGCGACCGAGACCAATACCTTCGCGCCGCTGCCGACCGGACGGGCCGCCTTCCTCGCCGACTATGCCCGCCGCGATGGCAGCCTGAACCCGCCCCGCCTCAGCAATATCGGGCTCATCGAATGGCGGCGCCTCGCGCAGGCCGACGGCCATGCCTTGGTCGAGAGCCTCTCGACCTTCGCCCAGCCCGGCGGGATCACCCTGCGCGGCGTCTACGAGGAGCTGCGCGACACGCTCCTCGGTGATCTCCGGGCGGCGGGGCCGGTCGATGCCGTGCTGCTCTACATGCACGGCGCCATGGTGGCGGAGGGCTACGACGATTGCGAGGGCGACACCCTCGCCCGGGTGCGGACGATCGTCGGCCCGGGCGTTCCGATCGGGGTCGAACTCGACCTGCACTGCCATCTCACCGAGGCGATGCGCGAGGCCGCCGACGTCATCGTCATCTACAAGGAATACCCCCATACCGACATCGCCGCCCGCGCCCGCGACCTCTACGCGCTGGTGATCGGCACGGCGGAGGGGCGGATCCGCCCGGTCATGGCCTATCACGACTGCCGGATGGTCGGCCTCTGGCGCACCTCGGACCCGCCCGTGCGCGCCTTCGTCGACCGCATGATCGCGCATGAGGGCCGGGACGGCATCCTGTCGGTCTCCTTCGGCCACGGCTTCCCCTGGGCCGACGTGGCGGATGTGGGCGCCAAGATGCTCGTCGTCGCGGATGGCGATGCGGGACGGGCCGCCTCCCTCGCCCGCGACCTCGCGCAGGCGGTCTTCGCCATGCGCGAGGAGGCGGCCACACGCTACGACACGATCGACGCGGCAATCGACCGGGCCCTCGCCTCGACCGATCCGCGCCCCATGCTGCTCGCCGACGTCGCCGACAATGCCGGGGCGGGCGCCCCCTCCGACAACACGGCGATCCTGAGCCGCCTCGTCGCGCGCGGCGTGCGGGGCGTGGCGAGCGGGCTCTACTGGGATCCGGGGGCGGTCGGCATCTGCCACGAGGCGGGGCTGGGCGCCTCCTTCGCGCTGCGCATCGGCGGCAAGTGCGGCGTCACCTCGGGCGATCCGGTGGACCTGCGCATCACCGTGCGGGGCCTGTCGGAGGCGCACAGCCAAGGGGGCTTGAGCGGCGGGCGGGCCCTGCTCGGACCGAGCGCCTGGGTGGAGGCGGACGGCATCCACCTCGTGCTGACGGCCCGGCGCCAGCAGCCCTTCGACCCGGACGCCTTCACGGGGCTGGGTCTGACCCTGCACGACAAGCGAATCGTGGTCGTGAAGTCGATGCAGCACTTCCACGCGGCCTTCGCGCCGATCGCGAGCGCCGTGCGCTACGTGGCGGCACCCGGCGCCGTGCCGCCGGACTTCGCCTCCCTGCCCCTCACCCGGAAAGCGGGGCCCTGGTGGCCCCGCGACCCCAACCCCTTCGAGCCCGCATGA
- a CDS encoding class I adenylate-forming enzyme family protein, giving the protein MTVPSDASPPPARFNGARYCLEANARRHPDKPALILVGDGDAAQVLTYGEVDRAVRGVAAGLLALGLAPGSRVMIRMGNDADYAIVYFAALAAGLVAQPSSPQLTPAEAAFLMADSGAAAVVAAEDCPLDPESCRGRAVLRPADVAHLRAGPPLPAYADTAADDPAYLVYTSGTTSRPKGVLHAHRTLWGRRPMHDHWLGLRETDVVLHAGTMNWTYTLGVGIQDPWARGATTVLYTGRRDPGIWPALIARYRATLFAAVPSLYRQIVKYADLAGHDLSSLRHGITAGEALPAHLLAEWTRATGKPLYEALGMSEISTYISTGPTVPVRPGSPGRPQPGRRIAILPPEGPPEPLPAGETGLLAVHRSDPGLMLGYWNRPDEEAAVFRGEWFTGGDLARLDADGYVWFEGRHDDVMNAFGYRVSPSEVEAVLIGHPDVQEVAVAERAVREDVRVIAAYVVPKPGHAPDREALIAWCQERLAGYKCPREVVFLEALPRTPNGKVQRKRLAETAGA; this is encoded by the coding sequence GTGACCGTCCCATCCGACGCCAGCCCGCCCCCCGCCCGGTTCAACGGCGCCCGCTACTGCCTGGAGGCGAATGCGCGCCGCCATCCCGACAAGCCGGCCCTGATCCTGGTCGGGGATGGCGACGCCGCGCAGGTGCTGACCTACGGGGAGGTGGACCGGGCGGTGCGCGGCGTCGCGGCGGGCCTGCTCGCCCTCGGCCTCGCCCCGGGAAGCCGGGTGATGATCCGCATGGGCAACGATGCGGATTACGCCATCGTCTACTTCGCGGCCTTGGCCGCGGGGCTGGTGGCGCAGCCCTCCTCGCCGCAGCTCACCCCGGCCGAGGCCGCCTTCCTGATGGCCGATTCGGGCGCCGCGGCGGTGGTGGCGGCCGAGGATTGCCCCCTCGACCCGGAATCCTGCCGCGGGCGTGCGGTGCTGCGCCCGGCCGACGTGGCGCATCTGCGGGCGGGGCCGCCCCTGCCGGCCTACGCGGATACCGCCGCGGACGACCCGGCCTATCTCGTCTACACCTCCGGCACGACGAGCCGGCCGAAAGGGGTGCTGCACGCCCACCGCACCCTCTGGGGCCGGCGGCCGATGCACGACCACTGGCTGGGGCTGCGGGAGACCGACGTGGTGCTGCATGCCGGCACCATGAACTGGACCTACACGCTCGGGGTCGGCATCCAGGACCCCTGGGCGCGGGGCGCCACCACGGTGCTCTATACCGGCCGGCGCGATCCCGGGATCTGGCCCGCCCTGATCGCCCGCTACCGCGCCACGCTCTTCGCCGCGGTGCCGAGCCTCTACCGGCAGATCGTCAAATACGCCGACCTCGCCGGCCACGACCTGTCGAGCCTGCGCCACGGCATCACGGCGGGCGAGGCTCTGCCGGCCCATCTCCTCGCCGAGTGGACCCGCGCGACGGGCAAGCCGCTCTACGAGGCGCTCGGGATGAGCGAGATCTCGACCTACATCTCCACGGGCCCGACCGTGCCGGTGCGGCCGGGCTCGCCCGGCCGGCCCCAGCCGGGGCGGCGCATCGCCATCCTGCCTCCCGAGGGCCCGCCCGAGCCGCTGCCGGCGGGCGAAACCGGGCTGCTCGCCGTCCACCGCTCCGATCCGGGCCTGATGCTCGGCTACTGGAACCGCCCCGACGAGGAGGCGGCGGTGTTCCGGGGCGAGTGGTTCACGGGCGGCGACCTCGCCCGGCTCGATGCGGACGGCTACGTTTGGTTCGAGGGCCGGCACGACGACGTGATGAACGCCTTCGGCTACCGGGTCTCGCCTAGCGAGGTCGAGGCGGTGCTGATCGGCCATCCCGACGTGCAGGAGGTCGCGGTGGCCGAGCGCGCCGTGCGGGAGGATGTGCGCGTCATCGCCGCCTACGTGGTGCCGAAGCCCGGCCATGCACCGGACCGCGAGGCGCTGATCGCCTGGTGCCAGGAGCGGCTCGCCGGCTACAAATGCCCGCGGGAGGTCGTGTTCCTCGAGGCCCTGCCCCGCACGCCGAACGGCAAGGTCCAGCGCAAGCGGCTCGCCGAGACGGCGGGGGCTTGA
- a CDS encoding YceI family protein, with translation MKRATVLACLLLAAALPAGAQEAPAARAEDAPAPTTDPTQVRAGRYALDPAHGKITWSLNHLGYSTYYGQITDVAGELDLDPKAPAQSRLSVRIGTASVNALHDALNRHLRGPDFFDVEQFPTATFVSRSVEPTGPTTARVTGDLSLRGVTKPLVLDVTFNQAGIHPVDKTYTVGFDGRAVIRRSEFGISAFLPALGDEVFLRLEGEFKAAP, from the coding sequence ATGAAGCGTGCGACCGTGCTGGCCTGCCTCCTCCTCGCGGCCGCTCTCCCGGCGGGAGCTCAGGAAGCCCCCGCAGCGCGGGCTGAGGACGCCCCCGCGCCGACCACCGATCCGACCCAGGTGCGGGCGGGCCGCTACGCGCTCGATCCCGCCCACGGCAAGATCACGTGGTCGCTGAACCATCTCGGCTACTCGACCTATTACGGGCAGATCACCGACGTCGCCGGCGAGCTCGACCTCGACCCGAAGGCGCCGGCCCAGAGCCGGCTCAGCGTCCGGATCGGCACCGCGAGCGTCAACGCTCTCCACGACGCCCTGAACCGGCACCTGCGCGGCCCCGACTTCTTCGACGTCGAGCAGTTCCCGACCGCCACCTTCGTCAGCCGGTCCGTGGAGCCGACCGGCCCCACCACCGCGCGGGTCACCGGCGATCTCAGCCTCAGGGGCGTGACGAAGCCTCTCGTCCTCGACGTCACCTTCAACCAGGCCGGGATCCACCCGGTCGACAAGACCTACACGGTGGGCTTCGACGGCCGCGCGGTGATCCGGCGCTCCGAGTTCGGCATCTCGGCCTTCCTGCCGGCCCTCGGCGACGAGGTCTTCCTGCGGCTCGAAGGGGAGTTCAAGGCGGCGCCGTAG
- the ruvA gene encoding Holliday junction branch migration protein RuvA: MIGKLKGVVDSYGEDFVILDVHGVGYVVHCSARTLQRLPPVGEAADLAIETHVREDMIRLYGFRSDAEREWFRLLQTVQGVGTRVALGVLSVLEPADLATAIATGDKGAIARAPGVGPRLAARLVAELKDKAPAFAPVDPALIRLAGAVEERTAPQPVADAISALVNLGYPQIQASAAVAAALQGAGEGAEAKTLIRLGLRELAR, encoded by the coding sequence ATGATCGGCAAGCTGAAGGGTGTGGTTGATTCCTACGGCGAGGACTTTGTCATCCTCGACGTGCATGGGGTCGGCTATGTGGTGCATTGCTCGGCCCGCACGCTGCAGCGGCTGCCGCCGGTGGGCGAGGCGGCCGACCTCGCCATCGAGACGCATGTGCGCGAGGACATGATCCGGCTCTACGGCTTCCGCTCGGATGCGGAGCGGGAGTGGTTCCGTCTGCTCCAGACCGTGCAGGGGGTCGGCACCCGCGTGGCCCTCGGCGTGCTCTCGGTGCTGGAGCCGGCCGACCTCGCCACCGCCATCGCCACGGGCGACAAGGGAGCGATCGCGCGCGCGCCCGGCGTCGGGCCGCGGCTCGCCGCCCGCCTCGTCGCGGAGCTGAAGGACAAGGCGCCGGCCTTCGCGCCGGTCGATCCAGCCCTGATCCGCCTCGCGGGCGCGGTCGAGGAGCGCACGGCGCCCCAGCCGGTGGCCGATGCGATCTCGGCCCTCGTCAATCTCGGCTATCCGCAGATCCAGGCCTCCGCCGCGGTCGCTGCGGCGCTCCAGGGCGCCGGGGAGGGGGCGGAGGCCAAGACGCTGATCCGGCTCGGCCTGCGGGAACTCGCGCGGTAG
- a CDS encoding ATP-binding protein, protein MSEPVRLTRRIAGQIAILVVAAIVVTHVVLTATLLLMRPDLRRLEEHPGALANRLALVVRMLAAASPGDRPAIATAAGRGPTGFRLTLLPEGTPMPAAARGSSEAKELRQALGEGWQVEGSGRLAAGDDRPRRLVIRGQGLLVSADLPPRPERRTPLTGAILTTLFFLALSLTLLSVWAARALTAPLGRLAGAAEAFGTDMDLTPLPQAGPEEVLAVSRALDRMRARVKRLIDDRTHMLAAISHDLRTPITRLRLRAEFLEDEALRAQFLRDLDQMNALVEAALSFVRDGRTREGLALVDLASVVQTVCDGFSDIGEEVRVEGLRPSLVKAAPEELQRALTNLVENAVKYGGGATVRLVQAGPQTVAVEVLDEGPGIPESEQAAMLEPFVRGDRARTLNEAGGFGLGLSIATAIAQAHGGRLTLANRKPRGLAVRLELPRAAAALPRHAPAEAA, encoded by the coding sequence ATGAGCGAGCCGGTCCGCCTCACCCGGCGCATCGCCGGGCAGATCGCGATCCTGGTCGTCGCCGCCATCGTGGTGACGCATGTCGTGCTCACGGCGACGCTCCTGCTGATGCGGCCGGACCTGCGGCGCCTGGAGGAGCATCCGGGTGCGCTCGCCAACCGCCTCGCCCTGGTGGTGCGGATGCTGGCGGCGGCGAGCCCCGGCGACCGCCCGGCCATCGCGACCGCCGCCGGCCGCGGGCCCACGGGCTTCCGCCTCACCCTGCTGCCGGAGGGCACGCCGATGCCCGCCGCGGCCCGGGGCAGCAGCGAGGCCAAGGAGCTGCGCCAGGCCCTCGGCGAGGGCTGGCAGGTGGAGGGCTCCGGGCGCCTCGCGGCGGGGGACGACCGCCCGCGTCGGCTCGTCATCCGCGGCCAGGGGCTTCTCGTCTCGGCCGATCTGCCACCCCGCCCGGAGCGGCGCACGCCCCTCACCGGCGCGATCCTGACGACCCTGTTCTTCCTTGCCTTAAGCCTGACCCTGCTCTCTGTCTGGGCGGCCCGGGCGCTGACAGCGCCGCTCGGGCGGCTCGCAGGCGCCGCCGAGGCCTTCGGCACGGACATGGACCTGACGCCCCTGCCGCAGGCCGGGCCCGAGGAGGTGCTGGCCGTCTCGCGCGCCCTCGACCGCATGCGCGCCCGGGTCAAGCGGCTGATCGACGACCGCACCCACATGCTCGCGGCGATCAGCCACGACCTGCGCACACCGATCACCCGCCTGCGCCTGCGGGCGGAATTCCTGGAGGACGAGGCCCTGCGCGCCCAGTTCCTGCGCGACCTCGACCAGATGAACGCCCTCGTGGAGGCGGCCCTGTCCTTCGTGCGCGACGGGCGCACCCGCGAGGGGCTCGCCCTCGTCGACCTCGCCTCGGTGGTGCAGACGGTCTGCGACGGCTTCTCGGATATCGGCGAGGAGGTGCGGGTGGAGGGCCTGCGGCCGAGCCTCGTCAAGGCCGCTCCCGAGGAGCTGCAGCGGGCGCTGACGAACCTCGTGGAGAACGCCGTGAAATATGGCGGCGGCGCCACCGTGCGCCTCGTCCAGGCGGGGCCGCAGACGGTCGCGGTCGAGGTGCTGGACGAGGGGCCGGGCATCCCGGAATCCGAGCAGGCGGCGATGCTGGAGCCCTTCGTGCGCGGCGACCGGGCGCGCACCCTCAACGAGGCCGGCGGCTTCGGCCTCGGCCTGTCGATCGCGACCGCGATCGCTCAGGCCCATGGCGGGCGCCTGACGCTCGCCAACCGCAAGCCCCGGGGCCTCGCGGTGCGCCTCGAACTGCCCCGGGCCGCAGCCGCCCTCCCCCGCCACGCCCCGGCCGAAGCGGCCTAA
- a CDS encoding response regulator: MLQAGAGLGHKVGVTSTPHILLVEDDREISQLVARYLRGNELRVSVAGDSREMDRLLADSRVDLIVLDLMLPGEDGLSICRRLRAQSTMPILMLTAKSEEIDRIVGLELGADDYLAKPFNPRELLARIRAVLRRGSGGSARDEDGVRRLGFAGFVLDAGLRQLLNPDGAQVALTAAEFDLLHAMCLRPGRVLSRDQLLDLTQGRAPGPFERSIDVLVSRIRQKIERDSRNPEMIKTIRSGGYVFTPEVSRA; encoded by the coding sequence ATGCTTCAAGCGGGCGCAGGCCTCGGGCATAAGGTTGGGGTGACCAGCACGCCGCACATCCTGCTCGTGGAGGACGACCGCGAGATCAGCCAGCTCGTCGCCCGTTACCTGCGCGGCAACGAGCTGAGAGTCTCGGTCGCGGGCGACAGCCGCGAGATGGACCGTCTCCTGGCCGATTCGCGCGTCGACCTCATCGTCCTCGACCTGATGCTGCCCGGCGAGGACGGGCTGAGCATCTGCCGGCGCCTGCGCGCGCAATCGACGATGCCGATCCTGATGCTCACGGCCAAGAGCGAGGAGATCGACCGCATCGTCGGGCTCGAACTCGGGGCGGACGACTACCTCGCCAAGCCCTTCAACCCGCGTGAGCTGCTCGCCCGCATCCGGGCGGTACTGCGCCGGGGCAGCGGGGGATCCGCGCGGGACGAGGACGGGGTGCGGCGGCTCGGATTCGCCGGCTTCGTGCTCGATGCGGGCCTGCGCCAGCTCCTCAACCCGGACGGCGCCCAGGTGGCGCTGACGGCGGCGGAGTTCGACCTGCTGCACGCCATGTGCCTGCGCCCGGGCCGGGTGCTCTCCCGCGACCAGCTCCTCGACTTGACGCAGGGCCGCGCGCCGGGCCCCTTCGAGCGCAGCATCGACGTGCTGGTGAGCCGCATCCGGCAGAAGATCGAGCGCGACTCGCGCAATCCGGAGATGATCAAGACCATCCGCTCCGGCGGCTACGTCTTCACGCCGGAGGTGAGCCGGGCATGA
- a CDS encoding accessory factor UbiK family protein, giving the protein MQTQNRLLDDFARLMTDAAGAAQGMRREAETIMRAQFERLLRDMDVASREELEVLRDLVATLRTQNDALTARVAALEAALQASRTPGAKTSKPPAA; this is encoded by the coding sequence GTGCAGACCCAGAACCGCTTGCTCGACGATTTCGCCCGCCTGATGACGGATGCCGCCGGCGCCGCCCAGGGCATGCGCCGCGAGGCCGAGACCATCATGCGCGCGCAGTTCGAGCGCCTGCTGCGCGACATGGACGTGGCCTCGCGCGAGGAGCTCGAGGTGCTGCGCGACCTCGTGGCCACCCTGCGCACGCAGAACGACGCGCTGACCGCCCGGGTCGCGGCGCTCGAAGCTGCTCTTCAGGCGTCCCGGACACCCGGCGCCAAGACGTCAAAGCCCCCCGCCGCCTGA